The following are encoded together in the Nocardioides okcheonensis genome:
- a CDS encoding HNH endonuclease signature motif containing protein, with amino-acid sequence MAAVLERVHATLTEVGGLSLTGLGDADVVRVLDELTSASSRLTRQVCRTAAEADQRRFGDTTGARHTHQRWAGRSRHTHAEAARLTRLGRAFEDDLHAPTGQALADGRIRIEQARVIVAAVDAIPTSVRCTDGSTRIIDPSARTQARDHLLKAASEHDAKALRRLGRRILDVVAPELGEAQEAATLAAEEARADAGVELTLTDDGHGRCHGRFTIPSHAGAMFKRHLQALANPARHTDDELRDEHGNWKPLHRRMGEAFVEYIERYPEDATPQTAGVNATVVITMTLEQLLGEHATALLDDGTRMSAAMARRLACEAGIIPAVLDGEGRVLDLGRARRLFTKAQRIALGLRDHGCTARGCETTASGCHAHHDDPWSNGGTTDLANGRLLCPRHHRLAHDPRYAKTVHADNQITFHRRT; translated from the coding sequence GTGGCTGCGGTGCTGGAGCGGGTCCACGCCACCCTGACCGAGGTGGGCGGGCTCTCGCTGACCGGGCTCGGGGACGCGGACGTCGTGCGGGTGCTGGACGAGCTGACCAGCGCGTCGAGCCGCCTGACCCGGCAGGTGTGCCGGACCGCAGCCGAGGCCGACCAGCGGCGGTTCGGGGACACGACGGGTGCACGGCACACCCACCAGCGGTGGGCCGGCCGCAGCCGCCACACCCACGCCGAAGCCGCACGCCTTACCCGGCTCGGCCGCGCGTTCGAGGACGACCTCCACGCCCCCACCGGACAAGCGCTCGCCGACGGTCGGATCCGCATCGAGCAGGCGCGGGTCATCGTCGCCGCCGTCGACGCCATCCCCACCTCCGTGCGCTGCACCGACGGCTCCACGCGGATCATCGACCCGTCCGCCCGCACCCAGGCACGCGACCACCTGCTCAAGGCCGCGAGCGAGCACGACGCCAAGGCCCTACGCCGCCTCGGCAGGCGGATCCTCGACGTCGTCGCACCCGAGCTCGGCGAAGCCCAGGAAGCCGCGACCCTCGCGGCCGAGGAGGCGCGCGCGGACGCCGGCGTCGAGCTCACCCTCACCGACGACGGCCACGGCCGCTGCCACGGCCGGTTCACCATCCCCTCCCACGCCGGCGCGATGTTCAAGCGCCACCTCCAGGCCCTCGCGAACCCAGCCCGGCACACAGACGACGAGCTCCGCGACGAGCACGGCAACTGGAAGCCGCTGCACCGGAGGATGGGCGAGGCGTTCGTGGAGTACATCGAGCGCTACCCCGAAGACGCCACCCCGCAGACCGCCGGCGTCAACGCCACCGTCGTGATCACGATGACCCTCGAGCAGCTCCTCGGCGAGCACGCCACCGCACTCCTCGACGACGGCACCCGGATGTCCGCGGCGATGGCGCGGCGCCTGGCCTGCGAGGCCGGGATCATCCCCGCCGTCCTCGACGGCGAGGGCCGGGTCCTCGACCTCGGCCGCGCCCGGCGGCTCTTCACCAAGGCCCAGCGGATCGCGCTCGGACTGCGCGACCACGGCTGCACCGCCCGCGGGTGCGAGACCACCGCATCGGGGTGTCACGCCCACCACGACGACCCCTGGTCCAACGGCGGCACCACCGACCTCGCCAACGGTCGGCTCCTCTGCCCGCGCCACCACCGCCTCGCTCACGACCCGCGCTACGCCAAGACCGTCCACGCCGACAACCAGATCACCTTCCATCGGCGAACGTAG
- a CDS encoding DUF4236 domain-containing protein: protein MGFTARKSFKVMPGVRMTVSKSGVSTSVGTRGARVTRTASGRVTRTVGLPGSGISHTKTVSGGASRRAATPPQQASKPVKPGLMAPKWEKELHKAITEQHYQELPRIAGAYPEAAGVAATLDGLVAMQAGETDRALEVCRWAWSAGGDVAEHPFVRKYIGRTTITIAVASGVEAAVPFGRDALGLALAELEQGAGNVDEAIAVVEALDPSAVAAVSLCELYLEAGRISDVVDLTNGMINTDDPTALLVTFRGVALREQGHHIAAREAFKEALKSKSRDSAIRHKALVERAETYVAENKLAMARKDLERVLAEDATVPGVRERLADLSRP from the coding sequence ATGGGGTTCACGGCGCGGAAGAGTTTCAAGGTTATGCCTGGAGTTCGGATGACAGTCTCCAAGAGCGGAGTGAGTACCTCTGTCGGCACACGAGGTGCACGAGTCACACGGACAGCGTCCGGCCGGGTGACGCGGACTGTTGGGTTGCCCGGCTCGGGGATCTCTCACACTAAGACCGTTTCAGGCGGCGCCTCGCGTCGAGCGGCGACGCCGCCGCAGCAGGCGTCGAAGCCCGTCAAGCCCGGGCTGATGGCACCGAAGTGGGAGAAGGAACTGCACAAAGCCATCACTGAGCAGCATTACCAAGAGCTCCCTCGAATCGCGGGTGCGTACCCGGAAGCAGCTGGTGTTGCGGCCACGCTCGATGGCTTGGTGGCTATGCAGGCTGGAGAGACTGACCGGGCGCTTGAGGTATGCCGCTGGGCTTGGTCCGCCGGGGGCGACGTCGCAGAGCACCCCTTTGTGCGCAAGTACATCGGCCGGACGACCATAACCATCGCTGTCGCTTCTGGAGTCGAGGCGGCAGTTCCGTTCGGGCGCGATGCACTCGGGCTGGCTCTTGCTGAACTAGAGCAGGGCGCCGGCAACGTTGACGAGGCGATCGCCGTCGTTGAGGCTCTCGATCCCTCCGCGGTTGCCGCGGTCTCGCTGTGTGAGCTCTACCTAGAAGCAGGACGTATCAGCGACGTCGTCGACCTCACCAACGGGATGATAAACACTGACGACCCGACCGCCCTGCTCGTCACTTTTCGCGGAGTCGCACTCCGGGAACAGGGCCACCACATCGCCGCTCGGGAGGCGTTCAAGGAAGCGCTCAAGTCCAAATCGCGCGACTCCGCCATCCGGCACAAGGCCCTCGTAGAACGGGCCGAGACCTACGTTGCGGAGAACAAGCTCGCCATGGCTCGAAAGGATCTCGAGCGCGTGCTTGCCGAGGACGCGACGGTGCCGGGCGTACGGGAACGGCTGGCCGACTTGTCGCGACCGTAG
- a CDS encoding GtrA family protein: MPPVPSLPNTRVGSRWRSILVQLVVFACVGAAFNVLYGLLYVLLREQLAAQPANALALVLSTIAGTFGHRYVTFGVRGTERTVQHQALGLALLAFSLAVTAGALWVLDATVAEPSRRQELAVLIAANLGTGLVRFCAFRVAMVGHRRSMDASGTTGSNVSATRAP; the protein is encoded by the coding sequence ATGCCGCCCGTCCCGTCACTGCCGAACACTCGAGTGGGATCGCGCTGGCGGTCGATCCTCGTGCAGCTCGTGGTCTTCGCCTGCGTGGGCGCTGCCTTCAACGTGCTGTACGGACTGCTCTACGTCCTCCTCCGGGAGCAGCTCGCCGCGCAGCCGGCGAACGCCCTCGCGCTCGTGCTGTCGACGATCGCTGGGACGTTCGGGCACCGCTACGTCACCTTCGGGGTCCGTGGCACGGAGCGAACCGTGCAGCACCAGGCGCTCGGCCTCGCCCTCCTCGCCTTCAGTCTCGCCGTGACGGCTGGTGCCCTGTGGGTGCTCGACGCCACCGTCGCCGAGCCGTCGCGTCGGCAGGAGCTCGCGGTCCTCATCGCGGCCAACCTGGGCACCGGCCTGGTGCGGTTCTGCGCATTCCGTGTGGCGATGGTGGGCCACCGGCGCTCGATGGACGCGAGCGGTACGACTGGGTCGAACGTCTCTGCCACGCGCGCGCCCTAG
- a CDS encoding CDP-alcohol phosphatidyltransferase family protein — protein sequence MTATHVAKESPRLRAAGWALHAYTASGTAIAFLALTAAVGGEEIAALWWLFLALIIDGTDGMLARRLRVKEVIPAFDGARLDDIVDYITYCFVPVFLLWHGGHLPEGRLGTVLAVLPLLASSYQFCRTDAKTDDHFFLGFPSYWNVLALYVIVLGVSPGATAALVLTCVVLVFVPIKYVYPSRTAFARRLNITLAGLWLVTYAVMLLQFPDPNVVVTVLSLLYVAYYAAVSVVLTLRR from the coding sequence ATGACAGCGACGCACGTCGCCAAGGAATCGCCGCGCCTTCGCGCCGCGGGCTGGGCCCTGCACGCCTACACCGCCAGCGGCACCGCGATCGCGTTCCTCGCCCTGACAGCCGCCGTCGGCGGCGAGGAGATCGCGGCGTTGTGGTGGCTCTTCCTCGCACTCATCATCGACGGCACCGACGGCATGCTTGCTCGCCGGCTCCGCGTCAAGGAGGTCATCCCGGCCTTCGACGGGGCGCGGCTCGACGACATCGTCGACTACATCACCTACTGCTTCGTGCCGGTCTTCCTGCTCTGGCACGGCGGCCACCTGCCGGAAGGGCGGCTCGGCACCGTGCTCGCGGTGCTGCCGCTCCTGGCGTCCAGCTATCAGTTCTGCCGCACCGACGCCAAGACCGACGACCACTTCTTCCTCGGATTCCCGAGCTACTGGAACGTCCTGGCCCTCTACGTGATCGTGCTGGGCGTGTCCCCCGGCGCGACCGCGGCGCTGGTGCTGACCTGCGTGGTGCTGGTCTTCGTGCCCATCAAGTACGTCTACCCCTCCCGGACCGCCTTCGCCCGCCGCCTCAACATCACCCTGGCGGGGTTGTGGCTGGTGACCTACGCGGTGATGCTGCTGCAGTTCCCCGACCCGAACGTCGTCGTCACCGTCCTGTCGCTGCTGTACGTGGCCTACTACGCCGCAGTGAGCGTCGTGCTGACACTGCGGCGTTGA
- a CDS encoding SDR family NAD(P)-dependent oxidoreductase yields the protein MDLRLQEKNVFVSGSTEGIGFAVARACLAEGASVVVNGRTEEGVDAAVARLAALVPGAAVSGLAADLADAGQVRALLDRLGEVDVLVNNVGTFGVEPFLDVTDETWEHYVELNLMSGVRLSRALLPAMLERDWGRIVFVGTESAVDVPGDMVHYGATKAAALALADGLAKLTRGTGVTVNTVLGGPTWSDGVRRAVEGIAEAQGIAVTDLAASLVRPTSLVGRFLDPDEIASLVTYLASPLSAATNGAALRADGGVLAGVG from the coding sequence GTGGATCTCCGGCTCCAGGAGAAGAACGTGTTCGTCAGCGGCTCGACCGAGGGGATCGGCTTCGCCGTCGCGCGGGCGTGCCTCGCGGAGGGCGCGTCGGTGGTCGTCAACGGCCGCACCGAGGAAGGGGTCGATGCCGCGGTCGCCCGCCTCGCCGCTCTTGTCCCGGGCGCTGCGGTCTCGGGTCTCGCCGCGGACCTCGCCGATGCCGGCCAGGTGCGGGCGCTGCTCGACCGCCTCGGCGAGGTGGACGTGCTGGTCAACAACGTCGGGACGTTCGGCGTCGAGCCGTTCCTCGACGTCACCGACGAGACATGGGAGCACTACGTCGAGCTCAACCTGATGAGCGGCGTACGCCTCTCCCGCGCCCTGCTGCCGGCCATGCTCGAGCGCGACTGGGGCCGCATCGTCTTCGTCGGCACCGAGTCGGCCGTCGACGTCCCCGGCGACATGGTCCACTACGGCGCGACCAAGGCCGCGGCGCTCGCGCTGGCCGACGGCCTCGCCAAGCTCACCCGCGGCACCGGCGTCACCGTCAACACCGTCCTCGGCGGCCCCACCTGGTCCGACGGCGTACGCCGCGCGGTCGAGGGCATCGCCGAGGCGCAGGGCATCGCCGTCACCGACCTCGCCGCGTCCCTCGTGCGGCCGACCTCGCTCGTGGGGCGCTTCCTGGACCCCGACGAGATCGCCTCGCTCGTCACCTACCTCGCGAGCCCGCTCTCCGCTGCGACGAACGGGGCCGCACTGCGGGCGGACGGGGGTGTGTTGGCGGGGGTGGGGTGA
- a CDS encoding MarR family winged helix-turn-helix transcriptional regulator, producing MTDAFDDDELATWSSVATLLEWVPAALDAQLQRDSRMAHFEFGILFALSRAEAGTLRMSTLAGHANSSLSRLSRAVARHERRGWVRREPDPSDGRFTLAILTDAGRQAAREAGPGHVALVRRLVFDALTPEQARAFGEACRLVTARIDEDRAWRPGESRDTPE from the coding sequence ATGACGGACGCCTTCGACGACGACGAGCTCGCGACCTGGTCGTCGGTCGCCACGCTCCTGGAGTGGGTGCCGGCCGCGCTCGACGCCCAGCTCCAGCGCGACTCGAGGATGGCCCACTTCGAGTTCGGCATCCTCTTCGCGCTCTCGCGCGCCGAGGCCGGCACGCTGCGGATGAGCACCCTCGCCGGCCACGCCAACAGCTCGCTGTCGCGGCTGTCGCGCGCCGTCGCCCGGCACGAGCGCCGCGGCTGGGTGCGCCGCGAGCCCGACCCCTCCGACGGCAGGTTCACCCTCGCGATCCTCACCGACGCTGGCCGGCAGGCCGCCCGCGAGGCCGGGCCGGGCCACGTCGCGCTCGTGCGGCGCCTGGTCTTCGACGCGCTCACCCCCGAGCAGGCCCGCGCGTTCGGGGAGGCGTGCCGGCTGGTCACGGCGCGGATCGACGAGGACCGCGCCTGGCGTCCCGGGGAGTCCCGCGACACACCGGAGTGA
- a CDS encoding ABC transporter ATP-binding protein, with product MGVEIEVRDLTKSFGKQLIWGDVSLTIPAGEICVMLGPSGTGKSVFLKTLIGLIKPDKGSIVIEGTDIASCSERDLYEIRKLFGVLFQDGAMFGSMNLYDNVAFPLREHTRKSESEVREVVMEKMDLVGLLGSEDKLPGEISGGMRKRAGLARALVLDPEIVLFDEPDSGLDPVRTAFLNQLIVDLNAQIDATFLIVTHDINTARTVPDNIGLLYHRHLAMFGPREELLSSEEPVVRQFLNAQRVGPIGMSEEKDADELAAEAGQELPPLPPIPLQLDPSNGIPRRSQRPAGEWCREHGVTPPPGSFESSNAGLAPGA from the coding sequence ATGGGTGTGGAGATCGAGGTCAGGGACCTCACGAAGTCGTTCGGCAAGCAGCTGATCTGGGGCGACGTGTCGCTCACGATCCCGGCGGGCGAGATCTGCGTGATGCTCGGGCCGTCCGGCACCGGCAAGTCGGTCTTCCTCAAGACCCTCATCGGGCTGATCAAGCCCGACAAGGGCTCCATCGTCATCGAGGGCACCGACATCGCGAGCTGCTCCGAGCGCGACCTCTACGAGATCCGCAAGCTCTTCGGCGTGCTGTTCCAGGACGGCGCGATGTTCGGCTCGATGAACCTCTACGACAACGTCGCCTTCCCGCTGCGCGAGCACACGCGCAAGTCGGAGTCGGAGGTCCGCGAGGTCGTCATGGAGAAGATGGACCTCGTCGGCCTGCTCGGCTCGGAGGACAAGCTCCCCGGCGAGATCTCCGGCGGCATGCGCAAGCGCGCCGGCCTCGCCCGCGCGCTCGTGCTCGACCCCGAGATCGTGCTCTTCGACGAGCCCGACTCGGGCCTCGACCCGGTGCGTACGGCCTTCCTCAACCAGCTGATCGTCGACCTCAACGCCCAGATCGACGCCACCTTCCTCATCGTCACCCACGACATCAACACCGCGCGGACGGTGCCCGACAACATCGGGCTGCTCTACCACCGCCACCTCGCGATGTTCGGCCCGCGCGAGGAGCTGCTCAGCTCGGAGGAGCCGGTGGTGCGCCAGTTCCTCAACGCCCAGCGGGTCGGCCCGATCGGCATGTCGGAGGAGAAGGACGCCGACGAGCTCGCCGCCGAGGCCGGCCAGGAGCTGCCACCGCTGCCGCCGATCCCGCTCCAGCTCGACCCGTCCAACGGGATCCCGCGCCGCAGCCAGCGGCCCGCGGGGGAGTGGTGCCGCGAGCACGGCGTCACCCCGCCGCCCGGCTCCTTCGAGTCCAGCAACGCCGGCCTGGCGCCGGGGGCCTGA
- a CDS encoding MlaE family ABC transporter permease has translation MSTSLPTRALAPVAVAGNLFAFALDVLRALFRRPFQLREFIQQAWFIASVTIVPTALVAIPFGAVIALQVGGLIKQFGAQSFTGSASVLAVVQQAAPIGTALLIAGAGGSAIAADLGARKIREELDAMMVLGIDPIQRLVVPRVLACMLVAFFLNGMVSVVGVTGGYVFNVILQDGTPGAYLASFTALAQLPDLWIGLLKALVFGVIAAIVASYKGMNASGGPKGVGDAVNESVVITFLLLFVANFVLSMIYLQVVPPKGG, from the coding sequence GTGTCCACCTCCCTCCCCACGCGCGCCCTCGCGCCGGTCGCGGTCGCGGGCAACCTCTTCGCGTTCGCCCTCGACGTGCTCCGCGCGCTCTTCCGGCGCCCGTTCCAGCTGCGCGAGTTCATCCAGCAGGCGTGGTTCATCGCCTCCGTCACGATCGTGCCCACGGCGCTCGTCGCCATCCCGTTCGGCGCGGTGATCGCGCTGCAGGTCGGCGGGCTGATCAAGCAGTTCGGCGCGCAGTCCTTCACCGGCTCCGCGTCGGTGCTCGCGGTGGTCCAGCAGGCGGCCCCGATCGGCACCGCCCTGCTCATCGCCGGCGCGGGCGGCTCCGCCATCGCCGCCGACCTCGGCGCCCGCAAGATCCGCGAGGAGCTCGACGCGATGATGGTGCTGGGCATCGACCCGATCCAGCGCCTCGTCGTCCCGCGCGTGCTCGCCTGCATGCTCGTCGCGTTCTTCCTCAACGGCATGGTCAGCGTCGTCGGCGTCACCGGCGGCTACGTCTTCAACGTGATCCTCCAGGACGGCACCCCGGGCGCGTACCTCGCGAGCTTCACCGCCCTGGCCCAGCTGCCCGACCTGTGGATCGGCCTGCTGAAGGCGCTCGTCTTCGGCGTGATCGCCGCGATCGTCGCCTCCTACAAGGGCATGAACGCCAGCGGCGGCCCGAAGGGTGTCGGCGACGCGGTCAACGAGTCGGTCGTCATCACCTTCCTGCTGCTCTTCGTCGCCAACTTCGTCCTCAGCATGATCTACCTCCAGGTCGTGCCCCCGAAGGGCGGATGA
- a CDS encoding MlaE family ABC transporter permease gives MALKDLHTKPLTALDGLGGQLAFHLAVLRAVPRSIRRYPREIMRILAEVTLGSGALAVIGGTVGVIIGMTFFTGAQVGLSGYAALDQLGTAAFSGFVSAYFNTREIAPLVAGIALAATVGCGFTAQLGAMRISEEVDALEVMAIPSMPFLVATRVVGGLIAIIPLYVVGLLSSYFASRLVVTQIYGQSPGTYDHYFNAFLPPGDVLWSFGKVLVFAVTVILIHCYHGYTASGGPAGVGVAVGRAVRTSIVAINVLDLFLSMAIWGAATTVRLAG, from the coding sequence ATGGCGCTCAAGGACCTCCACACCAAGCCGCTCACCGCGCTCGACGGCCTCGGCGGGCAGCTCGCCTTCCACCTCGCGGTGCTCCGCGCGGTGCCGCGGTCGATCCGGCGCTACCCCCGGGAGATCATGCGGATCCTCGCCGAGGTCACCCTCGGCTCGGGGGCGCTGGCGGTCATCGGCGGCACGGTCGGCGTGATCATCGGCATGACCTTCTTCACCGGCGCCCAGGTCGGGCTGTCCGGCTACGCCGCCCTCGACCAGCTCGGCACCGCCGCCTTCTCGGGCTTCGTCTCGGCCTACTTCAACACCCGCGAGATCGCCCCGCTGGTCGCCGGCATCGCGCTGGCCGCGACCGTGGGCTGCGGCTTCACCGCCCAGCTCGGCGCGATGCGGATCTCCGAGGAGGTCGACGCGCTCGAGGTGATGGCGATCCCGTCGATGCCGTTCCTCGTGGCGACCCGCGTCGTCGGCGGGCTGATCGCGATCATCCCGCTCTACGTCGTCGGCCTGCTGTCGTCGTACTTCGCGAGCCGGCTCGTGGTCACCCAGATCTACGGCCAGTCGCCCGGCACCTACGACCACTACTTCAACGCGTTCCTGCCACCGGGCGACGTCCTGTGGTCCTTCGGCAAGGTGCTGGTCTTCGCCGTCACCGTCATCCTCATCCACTGCTACCACGGCTACACCGCCTCCGGGGGCCCCGCGGGCGTGGGCGTCGCGGTGGGCCGCGCGGTCCGCACGAGCATCGTCGCGATCAACGTGCTCGACCTGTTCCTGTCCATGGCGATCTGGGGCGCGGCGACGACCGTGCGGCTGGCCGGGTGA